In one Zymobacter palmae genomic region, the following are encoded:
- a CDS encoding fimbrial biogenesis chaperone: MTRTSAQSLRWLGGMCGLVVAQMIGSVQAHAAINIDRTRIIFNGKEHSSSVILENQSRHLPYLAQSWIENTQGVKDNNYIMALPPMQRIEPTEKSQVRLMKMDTIRQLPTDRETLFYFNVREVPPKSELENVMQVAIQSRIKLFYRPDAIKARDGDVWQERLQVSRNGQTLTIANPTPYYITIGYMAGDDHKNFAKFDSVMVAPFGHEQYTPPTSYHGNEYTLGFIDDYGGLNMRVYDCTSSTCTMQTPHKER; encoded by the coding sequence ATGACCAGGACGTCAGCACAGTCCCTGCGATGGTTAGGCGGAATGTGTGGTTTGGTGGTCGCGCAGATGATCGGCAGTGTGCAGGCGCATGCGGCGATCAACATCGACCGTACGCGCATCATCTTCAACGGCAAAGAACATTCGTCCAGCGTCATTCTAGAGAACCAGAGTCGCCACCTGCCCTATCTAGCGCAGTCATGGATAGAGAACACACAGGGCGTCAAGGACAACAACTACATCATGGCCTTGCCGCCGATGCAGCGCATCGAACCAACCGAGAAGAGCCAGGTGCGCCTGATGAAGATGGATACCATCCGTCAGCTGCCTACCGATCGCGAAACGCTCTTCTACTTCAACGTGCGTGAAGTACCACCGAAAAGCGAGCTGGAAAATGTGATGCAGGTGGCCATTCAGAGCCGCATCAAGTTGTTTTATCGTCCCGACGCAATCAAAGCCCGAGACGGCGATGTCTGGCAGGAACGTTTACAGGTATCGCGCAACGGGCAGACGCTGACCATCGCCAACCCAACGCCGTACTACATCACGATCGGCTATATGGCCGGTGACGATCACAAGAACTTCGCGAAATTCGACAGTGTGATGGTCGCGCCATTCGGCCATGAGCAGTACACCCCACCGACCAGCTATCACGGCAACGAATACACGCTCGGTTTCATTGATGACTACGGCGGTCTCAACATGCGTGTTTATGACTGCACGTCTTCCACGTGCACCATGCAAACTCCACACAAGGAACGGTAG
- a CDS encoding fimbrial protein, with protein sequence MVLTHAIFRQTVALLIGTAALLPTAVQAAHKELDPFQVQGLHGDVHFGGAIIAAPCRVSLDSLEQTVSLGEQNTSHFRQVGDMTTPVSFVIRLQDCLRSHRVINPYAMSHDTNTEGSLVRITFIGEGADPRAPDLLGGSGLGGVGLRLMDGEGRLIPLGQSSDPLTVHFANDSVPFKVSLQSYAPQREILLGRFHAMTTFRLSYQ encoded by the coding sequence ATGGTGCTAACACATGCGATTTTCAGGCAAACGGTGGCGCTGCTGATAGGTACAGCAGCCCTTCTTCCTACTGCCGTACAGGCGGCCCACAAGGAGCTGGACCCGTTCCAAGTGCAAGGGCTACACGGTGACGTACACTTCGGAGGCGCCATCATCGCTGCACCTTGCCGTGTTTCGCTGGACAGCTTGGAGCAGACCGTCTCTCTGGGCGAGCAGAACACCAGTCACTTCCGTCAGGTCGGTGACATGACAACGCCTGTGTCTTTCGTCATCCGACTCCAAGACTGCCTGCGCTCGCACCGTGTCATCAATCCCTACGCCATGAGCCACGACACCAATACTGAAGGATCACTGGTCAGAATCACCTTTATCGGGGAAGGTGCCGACCCACGAGCACCGGATCTGCTGGGCGGTTCCGGTCTGGGCGGCGTTGGTCTGCGCTTGATGGACGGTGAAGGTCGGCTGATTCCGTTGGGTCAGAGCAGCGACCCTCTGACCGTGCATTTCGCCAACGATAGTGTGCCGTTCAAGGTATCGCTGCAAAGCTATGCACCTCAAAGAGAGATCCTGCTTGGCCGCTTTCATGCTATGACAACCTTTCGGTTATCCTATCAATGA
- a CDS encoding fimbrial protein, with protein MTTLLLDRRAHPRLKRAVVLTALLVGSLALPLTASAYTCRYRSTAPNGLALQVIKGNSNATIQVPVSNTAETGQTNIIDLSSYIECKNDIPQSYSDYMDLQQATTILSNNFDVKVKARSNEYSVPFSGNANILTLPRGGSGSYAPIPLQIYYYMKEIPGEKVAIKKGQTIGAIRAHHHSIPVEGDYIFTWNFVAANETIVTSGGCAINNGDAIEIDFGSVNQKQLSSTATTRSVSRYIPYKCRSNSVTMGIQLSLVADSPSFSSSLIKTSNSAIGIKTMRGGDALTPYNNAIHSTITQGMGGDNFTFSLLKQEGTTPSTGAFTGSATLIMSAD; from the coding sequence ATGACCACTCTTTTACTTGATCGCCGCGCGCATCCACGGCTTAAAAGAGCTGTCGTACTGACGGCGCTGCTAGTAGGGAGCCTTGCGTTACCGCTTACTGCCAGCGCTTATACGTGTCGCTACCGCTCGACCGCACCCAATGGACTGGCCTTGCAGGTTATCAAAGGTAACAGCAATGCCACCATACAGGTGCCAGTAAGCAATACGGCAGAGACAGGCCAGACAAACATTATCGACCTATCCTCTTATATAGAGTGCAAGAACGATATCCCTCAGTCGTACTCCGACTATATGGATCTTCAGCAAGCCACGACTATTCTGAGCAACAACTTCGACGTCAAGGTCAAAGCTCGCTCGAATGAATACAGTGTCCCATTTTCTGGTAACGCTAATATTCTGACGCTTCCAAGAGGTGGGAGTGGCAGCTACGCTCCAATACCACTGCAAATTTACTACTACATGAAGGAAATCCCCGGCGAAAAGGTTGCCATCAAAAAAGGACAAACCATTGGTGCAATCCGGGCTCATCACCACAGTATTCCAGTCGAAGGCGACTATATTTTTACGTGGAACTTCGTTGCAGCCAACGAGACGATCGTGACCTCAGGGGGATGCGCTATCAATAATGGAGATGCTATCGAGATCGACTTCGGAAGCGTCAATCAAAAACAGCTTTCCAGTACAGCAACCACTCGCAGTGTTTCTCGCTATATCCCTTATAAATGCCGTAGCAATAGCGTCACTATGGGCATACAGCTGTCTTTGGTCGCTGATTCTCCTTCTTTTTCTTCATCTTTGATCAAGACATCTAATAGCGCGATTGGCATCAAAACTATGCGCGGTGGCGACGCTCTGACGCCCTATAACAATGCAATCCACTCTACGATAACTCAAGGCATGGGCGGCGATAACTTTACTTTTTCTCTGTTAAAGCAAGAAGGTACAACACCCAGCACCGGCGCTTTCACAGGATCAGCAACGTTAATCATGAGTGCAGATTGA
- a CDS encoding fimbrial protein, translating to MASHASAYTCRYRSSAPAGLAGTTIQGSSNATIPVPVQDTAETGQVNIIDLAAYIECKNDNPGTYTDHMDMQRASTVLSNNFDVRVKANGVEYTVPFSGSATVLHLPKGGSGSYAPIPLQIYYYMKEIPGERVAIKKGQVIGSIQAHKYSIPAGGAPTFTWTFTAANDTIVTSGGCAINDGNQIEINFGVMNQQQLSSTEDRRQVTSYIPYKCRSTSVNMGIKLSLVADQPTFSSDLVQTSNSAIGIKVMRGSDQLKPYSNTLHSTITQGVGGDNFTFSLLKQSGSTPAAGTFTGSATLIMSAD from the coding sequence ATGGCTTCGCACGCCAGCGCTTATACCTGCCGCTATCGTTCATCAGCCCCCGCGGGACTGGCTGGCACGACCATACAAGGCAGCAGCAACGCTACCATTCCCGTACCCGTCCAAGACACTGCAGAAACAGGCCAGGTCAACATCATTGACCTCGCAGCCTATATCGAGTGCAAGAACGATAACCCCGGCACCTATACAGACCATATGGACATGCAGCGCGCTTCGACCGTGCTCAGCAACAACTTCGATGTCAGGGTCAAAGCCAACGGCGTCGAATACACCGTACCATTTTCAGGTAGTGCCACTGTGCTGCACCTGCCCAAAGGCGGCAGCGGATCATATGCGCCCATTCCGTTGCAGATCTATTACTACATGAAAGAGATCCCTGGCGAACGCGTTGCCATCAAGAAAGGTCAGGTCATCGGCTCCATTCAGGCTCACAAGTACAGTATTCCCGCGGGCGGCGCACCAACATTCACGTGGACCTTCACTGCCGCTAACGACACAATCGTGACGTCAGGGGGCTGCGCCATCAACGATGGTAACCAGATCGAGATTAACTTCGGGGTCATGAACCAGCAACAACTATCCAGCACCGAAGATCGACGCCAAGTCACCTCCTATATCCCTTATAAGTGCCGTAGCACCAGCGTCAATATGGGCATAAAGCTCTCGCTGGTGGCCGATCAACCCACTTTTTCCAGCGATCTAGTGCAAACCTCCAACTCGGCTATTGGGATCAAAGTGATGCGCGGCAGTGATCAGTTGAAGCCTTATAGCAATACACTTCACTCCACCATCACCCAAGGGGTTGGCGGCGATAATTTCACATTTTCGCTGTTGAAACAGAGTGGCAGTACACCTGCCGCGGGGACGTTTACAGGATCAGCCACTTTAATCATGAGCGCAGACTGA
- a CDS encoding fimbrial protein: MTIQTHRRRIYWQLSSSACAAYLLLACAPSHAMECVETSSGMSDPSPIPVESLAIPSNVPKGTKVWESDVIHVTATCDNPYNGMDVVHFYFNPKSMSLGNGLKMGVSYNGQDLEDNGQRLSTGSKPIGKGEKITISVDFRLYIKVAGTAPSSGYYDGGDQFTVFQLDGSGGINYNAGARNLKYTLSNLRSIRFLACGANLAVDPNDQEVNFGTLMQKNLLSGNKYQRPFSVTAQKQSGCSDNFSLKAEFLTTNSLFESTSIDLGNGTQLRLLNEEQQPVTYNQYEQFAELNNTSQATRNYIAEVSQRSGQNVTLGAFSATTIIKVTYY; the protein is encoded by the coding sequence ATGACCATACAAACTCATCGGCGCCGCATTTATTGGCAATTAAGTTCATCCGCATGTGCAGCTTATCTGCTGTTGGCATGCGCCCCTTCACATGCCATGGAATGTGTTGAAACAAGTAGTGGCATGTCAGACCCCTCCCCTATTCCGGTTGAGTCGTTAGCCATTCCCTCCAATGTGCCCAAGGGTACCAAAGTGTGGGAATCCGATGTCATTCACGTTACGGCCACTTGCGACAATCCCTATAACGGGATGGACGTCGTGCATTTCTACTTCAATCCTAAAAGCATGTCTTTAGGCAATGGCCTGAAGATGGGGGTGTCCTATAACGGCCAAGATCTCGAAGATAATGGCCAGCGCCTAAGTACCGGCAGCAAGCCAATCGGAAAAGGCGAAAAAATCACCATCAGCGTCGACTTCCGCCTCTACATCAAAGTGGCAGGCACCGCGCCAAGCAGCGGTTACTACGATGGCGGTGATCAATTCACCGTGTTCCAGCTCGACGGTAGTGGCGGTATCAACTACAACGCAGGGGCCAGAAACCTCAAATATACGCTGTCCAACTTGCGCTCGATTCGCTTTCTTGCATGCGGTGCCAATCTAGCCGTCGACCCCAACGATCAAGAAGTCAATTTCGGCACACTGATGCAAAAGAACTTGCTCAGCGGCAACAAATACCAGCGGCCATTTTCAGTCACCGCTCAGAAGCAATCAGGCTGCTCTGATAACTTCTCGCTCAAAGCAGAATTCCTGACCACCAATTCATTATTCGAAAGCACCAGTATCGACTTAGGAAACGGCACGCAATTACGTCTTCTGAATGAAGAACAGCAACCTGTCACCTACAATCAATATGAACAGTTCGCTGAACTGAACAACACTTCGCAAGCTACTCGCAATTATATTGCCGAAGTCTCCCAACGCTCAGGACAAAACGTAACACTTGGCGCATTCAGTGCCACGACGATTATCAAGGTTACATATTACTAA
- a CDS encoding fimbrial protein, whose product MALDCVEKSSGIADPAPIPVDTLAIPANVPSGTKVWESNPIHVTAYCNNVLHGSDVVHFYFNPKNASLGEGLKMGVSYNGQDLEANSQRLSTGSKAISKGQSVTVDVDFRLYIKVTGKPPSSGYYTGNDQFTVFQLDGSGGINYTQGAKNLKYTLSNLRSVRFIACGADLTVDPSDQEVNFGTLMQRDLLKGRKYQRPFSITATKQGCSDLFSLKAQFGTSNALLDENSINLGNGLQLKLLGEDQSPVTFNKYIPFASLNNTAQTTRSYMAEISPISGKDVSLGAFSATTIIKITYY is encoded by the coding sequence ATGGCCTTAGACTGCGTTGAAAAAAGCAGCGGCATCGCCGATCCTGCGCCCATCCCTGTCGATACGCTTGCTATCCCAGCCAATGTCCCTTCGGGTACTAAGGTATGGGAATCCAATCCCATCCATGTCACGGCTTACTGCAATAACGTGCTACACGGTAGTGACGTCGTGCATTTCTATTTCAATCCGAAGAATGCATCACTGGGTGAAGGGTTGAAGATGGGGGTGTCCTACAACGGTCAGGACCTTGAAGCCAACAGCCAGCGTCTTAGCACGGGCAGCAAGGCCATAAGCAAAGGGCAAAGCGTTACCGTTGACGTTGATTTCCGCCTTTATATCAAGGTCACTGGCAAGCCACCGAGCAGTGGCTACTACACCGGCAACGATCAATTTACCGTTTTCCAGCTTGATGGGAGTGGCGGGATCAACTACACGCAAGGGGCCAAGAACCTCAAGTACACGCTCTCCAATCTACGCTCAGTGCGTTTTATTGCCTGTGGTGCCGACCTAACCGTCGATCCCAGTGACCAAGAAGTCAATTTCGGCACGCTAATGCAACGAGACCTACTCAAGGGCCGTAAGTATCAGCGCCCTTTCTCTATAACAGCCACTAAGCAAGGGTGCTCTGATCTTTTTTCTCTGAAAGCACAGTTCGGAACATCCAACGCGCTGCTGGACGAAAACAGCATCAATTTAGGCAACGGGCTGCAATTGAAACTGTTGGGCGAAGACCAAAGCCCTGTAACGTTCAACAAGTACATCCCTTTCGCTTCGCTTAATAATACCGCTCAGACTACGCGCAGCTATATGGCAGAGATATCCCCTATATCCGGCAAGGATGTGTCGCTGGGCGCTTTCAGTGCTACCACAATCATCAAGATCACGTACTACTAG
- the rpoS gene encoding RNA polymerase sigma factor RpoS — MVEELEADDSEDIDAADAVADDESENEAFEKALHREERQSTSSLDPTQIYLNEIGFSPLLSPEEEVFYGRLARKGDPAGRQRMIESNLRLVVKISRRYLNRGLSLLDLIEEGNLGLIRAVEKFDPERGFRFSTYATWWIRQTIERALMNQTRTIRLPIHVVKELNVYLRAARELTQKLDHEATPEDIATYLDRPVASVKRMLGLNERISSVDYPVGSDSDKPLIDTIADDGIAGPESDLVHHDMKAHVDAWLSELSDKQKEVVMRRFGLRGYESATLEEVGDEIGLTRERVRQIQVEALKKLRRMLEGRGLSLDTIFE; from the coding sequence ATGGTGGAGGAGCTGGAGGCAGATGACAGCGAAGACATCGACGCGGCGGATGCAGTAGCCGACGACGAAAGCGAAAATGAGGCTTTTGAGAAGGCGCTTCATCGTGAAGAGCGCCAGAGCACGTCCAGCCTCGATCCTACCCAGATATACCTCAACGAGATCGGTTTCTCCCCACTGCTGTCGCCGGAAGAGGAAGTCTTCTACGGCCGCCTAGCACGTAAGGGTGATCCTGCCGGTCGCCAACGTATGATTGAGTCCAACCTGCGCTTGGTCGTCAAGATCTCACGCCGCTATCTGAACCGTGGCCTTTCGCTGCTCGATCTGATCGAAGAAGGCAACCTCGGGCTGATCCGTGCCGTTGAGAAGTTCGACCCTGAGCGCGGGTTCCGCTTCTCGACCTATGCGACATGGTGGATTCGTCAGACGATCGAACGAGCGCTGATGAACCAGACGCGTACCATTCGTCTGCCGATTCATGTCGTCAAGGAGCTGAACGTCTATCTGCGCGCCGCACGCGAGTTGACCCAAAAGTTGGATCACGAAGCGACGCCTGAAGACATCGCGACCTATCTTGATCGTCCTGTGGCATCGGTCAAACGCATGCTGGGGCTCAACGAACGTATTTCCTCCGTCGACTATCCGGTAGGTAGCGACAGCGACAAACCGCTGATCGACACCATTGCCGACGATGGCATTGCCGGCCCCGAGTCTGATCTTGTGCACCACGACATGAAAGCGCACGTTGATGCATGGCTGTCCGAGCTGTCTGATAAGCAGAAGGAAGTCGTGATGCGTCGATTTGGGCTGCGCGGTTATGAGTCCGCCACGCTTGAAGAAGTTGGCGATGAAATCGGTCTGACCCGCGAACGCGTTCGCCAGATTCAGGTTGAAGCGCTGAAAAAACTGCGCCGCATGCTGGAAGGCCGCGGATTGTCACTGGACACGATCTTTGAATAA
- a CDS encoding peptidoglycan DD-metalloendopeptidase family protein, producing the protein MSTIKNAAMSIAALSWLMLAGCGTNSRIPEIRDASFSRAAAPAATDASYEVRLGDTLYSIAWRYNIDYHDLARWNDIQPPYSLRAGQKLRLSAPPAASTANAVQVKPLSGNDSMSVPANSEDDSWLVSTPAKAATSTDVQPAVNASGDGAAGSAAVTPTSKETNGAAPTVPAAPPAAKSAEASAVSTENAAKPAASEAKVPDSSAQTSSKGWLWPTKGTVVGHFSDPSAITAGLDIAGQKGQPVVASRSGTVVYAGNSVRGYGNLVIIKHDDHFLSAYAHNDTLKVHTNDTVKAGQMIATMGDSEADRSKLHFEIRQDSQAKDPQQFLPRS; encoded by the coding sequence ATGTCCACAATCAAGAACGCCGCGATGAGCATTGCCGCACTGTCATGGCTGATGCTGGCAGGGTGCGGAACTAACTCCCGCATTCCTGAAATTCGTGACGCCTCCTTCAGCCGCGCCGCTGCGCCTGCGGCGACGGATGCCAGTTACGAAGTGCGTCTGGGCGATACGCTGTACAGCATCGCCTGGCGTTATAACATCGACTACCACGATCTTGCGCGTTGGAACGATATTCAACCGCCCTATTCCCTGCGGGCAGGGCAGAAACTGCGGCTTTCCGCGCCGCCCGCCGCATCCACTGCCAATGCGGTGCAGGTGAAGCCGTTGTCCGGCAATGATAGTATGTCAGTGCCTGCTAACTCTGAAGATGACAGCTGGCTTGTTAGTACGCCTGCCAAAGCCGCAACGAGTACGGATGTGCAGCCAGCAGTGAACGCCAGCGGTGACGGTGCGGCAGGAAGTGCGGCTGTAACGCCAACGAGCAAAGAAACGAATGGCGCAGCGCCAACGGTACCGGCAGCCCCGCCTGCGGCCAAGTCGGCAGAAGCGTCGGCAGTCTCCACAGAGAACGCAGCTAAGCCGGCAGCGAGTGAGGCCAAAGTGCCTGATTCGTCGGCACAAACGTCTTCGAAGGGGTGGCTATGGCCTACCAAAGGCACGGTTGTCGGGCATTTCAGCGATCCCAGCGCGATTACTGCAGGGCTCGATATTGCTGGGCAGAAGGGGCAGCCCGTGGTAGCCTCGCGCTCAGGTACAGTTGTATATGCCGGTAACAGTGTGAGAGGGTATGGTAACCTTGTAATCATCAAGCACGATGATCATTTTCTGAGTGCCTATGCCCATAACGATACCTTGAAGGTGCACACGAACGACACCGTCAAGGCGGGCCAGATGATTGCTACCATGGGGGATTCTGAGGCTGACCGCTCGAAGTTGCACTTCGAGATCCGCCAGGACAGCCAAGCGAAAGATCCTCAACAGTTTTTGCCTCGCTCATAG
- the surE gene encoding 5'/3'-nucleotidase SurE, which yields MPHVLLSNDDGVHAEGLHVLHEAIRQHASRIRVVAPDRNKSGASSSLSLSYPLLLKQLENGFYSVDGTPADCVYLGVSAIWPDTPDLVISGINHGANLGDDVLYSGTVAAAREGRALGRPAIAISLVGDTHFETAGKVAAMLLDAIDTVSLPARALLNVNVPDLPWSEISGVRITRLGRREDNSSRPIPVKDPRGETRYWIGPVGRYVDEGNDTDFKAIEEGYVSITPLASDVTQYSALESVNMWLDSLVRR from the coding sequence ATGCCTCACGTTCTGCTTTCCAATGATGATGGCGTGCACGCTGAAGGGCTGCACGTGCTTCACGAGGCCATTCGCCAGCATGCCAGCCGTATCCGCGTCGTTGCGCCGGACCGCAACAAGAGCGGTGCCAGCAGCTCGCTGTCCTTGAGCTACCCGCTGCTGCTTAAGCAGTTGGAAAACGGTTTTTACAGCGTGGACGGCACGCCCGCTGACTGCGTGTATCTTGGCGTCAGCGCCATCTGGCCCGATACGCCTGATTTGGTAATTTCTGGAATTAACCACGGGGCCAACCTTGGCGATGACGTGTTGTACTCGGGAACGGTCGCTGCTGCCCGTGAGGGCCGTGCGTTGGGGCGTCCTGCCATTGCCATTTCACTGGTCGGCGATACGCACTTCGAGACGGCAGGAAAGGTCGCAGCCATGTTGCTGGATGCGATTGATACCGTTTCTTTGCCGGCACGGGCTTTGCTGAACGTCAACGTGCCTGATCTGCCGTGGTCCGAGATCAGCGGTGTTCGCATCACACGCCTTGGCCGACGCGAAGACAACAGCTCCCGTCCCATTCCGGTCAAGGATCCACGCGGTGAAACGCGCTACTGGATCGGTCCCGTCGGGCGATACGTTGATGAAGGGAACGATACCGATTTCAAGGCGATCGAAGAGGGATATGTTTCGATCACGCCGCTGGCCAGCGATGTGACCCAATATTCAGCGCTTGAAAGTGTGAACATGTGGCTGGACAGCCTAGTTCGACGCTGA
- the truD gene encoding tRNA pseudouridine(13) synthase TruD: MSSTSSLATASTALPDWPRATDLPPAGRYRQCPADFIVTEQLGFEPEDHGEHLWFWVEKRELNTMQVVDRLARLFDVPRRNVGFSGLKDKTAITRQWISLPMPEGGIPEASVLAPLEAQGIRVLSMRRHPRKLKRGTHRFNHFSLVIGFDEPNRDDIMHRWTRIVSEGVPNYFGSQRFGFQGRNIEHALQLFARGWRKRDDKQGIFLSAARSLLFNQLLARRVALGNWNRALPGDVFNLDGTASQFYEDKVDATLHARLARLDIHPTGPMWGKGPLGSQHGVAELEQSVADELPRVAEGLIAAGLTSARRALRLRLREPRFVATEEGAKLEFSLVKGAFATSVLRELIEAPGL, encoded by the coding sequence ATGTCTTCAACGTCTTCTCTTGCTACAGCCTCTACGGCGCTTCCCGACTGGCCTCGTGCCACCGACCTTCCACCGGCTGGGCGCTATCGTCAGTGCCCTGCCGATTTCATTGTGACAGAGCAGTTGGGCTTCGAGCCTGAAGATCACGGTGAACACCTTTGGTTCTGGGTCGAGAAACGCGAACTGAACACCATGCAGGTCGTGGATCGTCTAGCGCGCTTGTTCGATGTGCCGCGCCGCAACGTGGGGTTCAGCGGCCTTAAGGACAAGACGGCTATCACGCGCCAGTGGATTTCCTTGCCGATGCCGGAAGGGGGTATTCCAGAAGCTTCCGTCTTGGCTCCGCTGGAAGCGCAGGGCATTCGAGTACTGTCCATGCGCCGTCACCCGCGCAAGCTCAAACGTGGCACCCACCGTTTCAATCATTTCTCGTTGGTGATCGGTTTCGATGAGCCGAACCGCGACGACATTATGCACCGCTGGACACGCATTGTTTCCGAAGGCGTACCGAACTACTTCGGTTCGCAGCGCTTTGGGTTCCAGGGGCGCAATATCGAACATGCGCTGCAACTGTTTGCACGTGGCTGGCGCAAGCGCGACGACAAACAGGGTATCTTTCTTTCTGCTGCGCGCAGCCTGCTGTTCAACCAGCTGCTGGCGCGTCGCGTCGCGCTGGGCAACTGGAATCGCGCGCTGCCCGGCGATGTCTTCAATTTGGACGGTACTGCGAGTCAGTTCTACGAAGATAAGGTGGACGCTACCCTTCATGCGCGCCTAGCGCGCCTGGACATTCACCCGACCGGGCCGATGTGGGGCAAGGGGCCGCTGGGATCGCAGCACGGCGTGGCCGAGCTGGAACAGTCTGTGGCCGATGAGCTTCCTCGCGTAGCTGAAGGGTTGATTGCTGCGGGCCTGACCTCCGCACGTCGTGCTCTGCGCCTGCGTCTGCGTGAACCCCGCTTTGTGGCGACCGAAGAGGGAGCCAAGCTCGAATTTTCGCTGGTCAAGGGGGCTTTCGCGACCTCTGTACTGCGCGAGCTGATTGAAGCGCCGGGGCTGTAG
- the ispF gene encoding 2-C-methyl-D-erythritol 2,4-cyclodiphosphate synthase gives MPASLLPFRIGHGVDVHRFGEGDHLMLGGVRVPHTSGFIAHSDGDVVLHAISDALLGACALGDIGHHFPDTDVRWKGADSRQLLAHVATLVDQQGYMIGNIDATVIAQAPKLAPHIAAMRQSIADTLALDIAQVSVKATTSERLGFTGREEGIATEAAVILLAKDTAVRD, from the coding sequence ATGCCTGCAAGTCTTCTGCCTTTCCGCATCGGTCACGGGGTGGATGTCCATCGTTTCGGCGAAGGAGATCATCTGATGCTGGGAGGCGTACGCGTCCCCCATACCTCTGGTTTCATCGCTCATTCTGATGGTGATGTCGTGCTGCACGCGATCAGCGATGCATTGCTGGGTGCCTGTGCGCTGGGCGATATCGGTCATCATTTCCCTGATACCGACGTACGCTGGAAGGGGGCCGATAGTCGCCAGCTGTTGGCACACGTGGCCACTCTGGTGGATCAGCAGGGGTACATGATCGGTAACATCGATGCTACGGTCATTGCTCAGGCACCTAAGCTAGCGCCGCATATCGCGGCAATGCGTCAGAGCATCGCCGATACGTTAGCACTCGATATCGCTCAGGTCAGCGTCAAAGCGACGACCAGTGAGCGCCTAGGGTTCACTGGCCGAGAGGAAGGTATTGCCACGGAAGCCGCCGTCATACTGCTGGCTAAAGATACTGCCGTGCGCGATTGA
- the ispD gene encoding 2-C-methyl-D-erythritol 4-phosphate cytidylyltransferase, with product MMSKPFETVRWVIVPAAGVGRRMGSDVPKQYLPLAGRCVLSTTLARLHEAWPQAQQLVCLSSQDAYFDSGMLPDGINWLRIDGGAERADSVWAGLVALEGHANPQDWVAVHDVARPCVRPQELQAMAAALQGDPVGGLLAVPASDTMKRACAGQNQVAHTESRVDLWHALTPQLFRYGVLRQAMHGAYQRAEVQGRSIAETITDEASAVEALGLSPRLVVGRRDNLKITHPEDLALAEQIIAAQQDALA from the coding sequence ATGATGTCCAAGCCGTTTGAAACCGTACGCTGGGTGATTGTGCCCGCGGCGGGCGTCGGCCGTCGCATGGGCAGCGATGTTCCCAAGCAGTATCTACCGCTGGCCGGCCGGTGCGTGCTGAGCACAACGCTGGCTCGGTTGCATGAGGCTTGGCCGCAGGCACAGCAGTTGGTATGCCTTTCGTCGCAGGATGCCTACTTTGACAGTGGCATGTTGCCGGACGGGATTAACTGGCTGCGTATCGACGGCGGCGCAGAGCGTGCAGATTCGGTGTGGGCTGGCTTGGTGGCGCTGGAAGGCCATGCTAACCCGCAGGACTGGGTTGCCGTGCACGATGTCGCGCGACCGTGTGTACGCCCTCAAGAGCTGCAGGCTATGGCGGCAGCCTTGCAGGGTGACCCTGTGGGTGGGCTACTGGCCGTTCCCGCATCCGATACGATGAAGCGGGCGTGTGCCGGACAGAATCAGGTCGCGCATACCGAAAGCCGCGTCGATTTGTGGCATGCGCTGACGCCGCAGCTCTTTCGCTATGGTGTACTGCGTCAGGCTATGCATGGCGCCTATCAACGTGCCGAAGTGCAAGGGCGCAGCATTGCCGAGACCATCACCGATGAAGCGTCGGCTGTAGAGGCGCTGGGCCTGTCACCGAGGCTGGTGGTGGGACGGCGCGACAATCTCAAGATCACTCATCCTGAAGACCTAGCGCTGGCCGAGCAGATTATCGCCGCGCAGCAAGATGCGCTGGCGTAA
- a CDS encoding FtsB family cell division protein — protein MLKWLSLALVLALAGLQYHLWFGDGGLLELHMITTRADTQEAKVSVLRERNAQLTAEVVDLKTGLDAIEERARNDLGMVRNDEQFLWVPASVVRTLHELPEAPIENSSPEQIP, from the coding sequence ATGCTGAAATGGCTTTCTCTGGCGCTGGTACTTGCGCTGGCCGGATTGCAGTACCACCTGTGGTTCGGTGACGGTGGGCTGCTCGAACTGCACATGATCACGACGCGCGCTGATACGCAGGAAGCGAAGGTCAGTGTGCTGCGCGAGCGCAATGCCCAGCTGACGGCCGAGGTGGTCGATCTCAAGACCGGGCTTGATGCGATCGAAGAGCGTGCACGCAACGATCTAGGCATGGTGCGCAACGATGAGCAGTTCTTGTGGGTGCCCGCCAGCGTCGTAAGAACGCTGCATGAACTGCCGGAAGCGCCTATTGAGAACAGCTCACCGGAGCAGATACCGTGA